A single genomic interval of Coccidioides posadasii str. Silveira chromosome 1, complete sequence harbors:
- a CDS encoding uncharacterized protein (EggNog:ENOG410PNFD~COG:S~BUSCO:14651at33183), producing the protein MDVDQLQSQPQLQPSEQSPTSLSPSAQLDLAITLILHNWPVLTLAVQSSWGGPTSSEKRDWFCAAIAELFTDRPETDAIDLEEVLLQVMSDEFDVVVDDGSAADIADRVVELKAEIEKGDLAGVNKMWEAWKQKELRGGGDGNASLGLFRKVEMRDEDQETDEDEDDDEHEGGDVAMEDAPAPRPQRERTEPEVDEDGFTKVVGRRKR; encoded by the coding sequence ATGGATGTAGACCAACTCCAGTCGCAGCCGCAGCTCCAACCTTCCGAACAGTCCCCTACCTCCCTCTCACCCTCCGCCCAACTCGACCTCGCCATCACTCTTATCCTGCACAACTGGCCCGTCCTCACCCTCGCTGTCCAATCCTCATGGGGCGGCCCCACCTCCTCCGAAAAGCGCGACTGGTTCTGCGCCGCCATCGCCGAACTCTTCACCGACCGTCCCGAAACCGATGCGATAGACCTTGAGGAAGTCCTGCTTCAGGTGATGAGCGACGAGTTCGACGTCGTGGTGGATGACGGGAGCGCCGCCGATATCGCGGACCGGGTCGTGGAGCTCAAAGCGGAGATCGAGAAGGGAGACCTGGCCGGAGTAAACAAGATGTGGGAGGCCTGGAAACAAAAGGAGCTCAGGGGTGGCGGAGACGGAAATGCAAGCCTTGGGCTGTTCAGAAAGGTGGAGATGCGGGATGAGGATCAGGAGACGGATGAAGACGAAGACGACGACGAGCATGAGGGCGGGGATGTGGCGATGGAGGATGCACCTGCTCCCAGGCCGCAGCGGGAGAGGACAG